From the genome of Amia ocellicauda isolate fAmiCal2 chromosome 14, fAmiCal2.hap1, whole genome shotgun sequence, one region includes:
- the LOC136767847 gene encoding butyrophilin subfamily 1 member A1 isoform X4 produces the protein MKSDRSEWLCVIVLLLQQTSVSGSERFEVLGPRYPIAVHPGEDTVLPCYLSPNISAEGMEIRWFREDHSAPVCLFWYSRYDFDKQIPSYKGRAELFPEEFRKGNVSLRLKDVRSSDDGLYKCLVESADSYEEALIDVVVRGQSSVSLHSEGGQTWLECRSGGWYNEPAVIWTDRDGHDVTSLSKTTKQRDSERRLTVSSFITVRQESNVFTCLIRNTVPEANWEAQLHIARDFFPDPSGWMVSLFLMAALTVAAAALLMIQWRWMDKKEKMWLFKGLHRVWGKCYCHVCLGGSGTEDPGAMLDRGIVGKAWVGYRQIRARELM, from the exons ATGAAGTCTGACCGATCAGAGTGGCTCTGTGTGATTGTCCTGCTGCTCCAGCAGACCTCAGTGTCAGGATCAG AGAGGTTTGAGGTTCTTGGTCCACGTTACCCCATTGCTGTTCACCCTGGAGAAGACACTGTTCTGCCCTGTTACCTctcacccaacatcagtgctGAGGGCATGGAGATCAGGTGGTTCAGAGAGGACCACTCAGCCCCTGTCTGTCTCTTCTGGTACAGCCGGTATGACTTCGACAAGCAGATCCCGTCCTACAAGGGCAGGGCTGAGCTTTTCCCAGAGGAGTTCAGGAAAGGCAACGTGTCTCTGAGACTGAAGGATGTGCGCAGCTCTGATGATGGACTGTACAAGTGTCTGGTCGAGTCTGCAGACTCGTATGAAGAGGCTCTTATTGATGTGGTTGTCAGAG GCCAGTCCTCAGTGTCCCTCCACTCTGAAGGAGGTCAGACCTGGCTGGAGTGCAGGTCAGGGGGCTGGTACAATGAACCTGCAGTGATCTGGACAGACAGGGACGGACACGACGTCACATCACTGTCCAAAACcacaaagcagagagacagtgagaggcGTCTCACTGTCAGCAGCTTCATCACAGTCAGACAGGAGTCCAATGTCTTTACCTGcctgatcagaaatacagtaccTGAAGCAAACTGGGAAGCCCAACTCCACATAGCCA GGGACTTCTTCCCTGACCCCTCTGGGTGGATGGTGTCTTTATTCCTAATGGCCGCTCTCACTGTGGCAGCAGCTGCTCTTCTGATGATCCAGTGGAGATGGATGGATA agaaagagaaaatgtgGCTGTTCAAGG GTCTTCACAGAGTCTGGGGTAAGTGTTATTGTCACGTGTGCCTCGGGGGCTCGGGAACAGAGGACCCAGGTGCAATGCTGGATCGAGGGATCGTCGGGAaggcgtgggtcgggtaccggcaGATCAGGGCAAGAGAG
- the LOC136767847 gene encoding butyrophilin subfamily 1 member A1 isoform X3, with the protein MKSDRSEWLCVIVLLLQQTSVSGSERFEVLGPRYPIAVHPGEDTVLPCYLSPNISAEGMEIRWFREDHSAPVCLFWYSRYDFDKQIPSYKGRAELFPEEFRKGNVSLRLKDVRSSDDGLYKCLVESADSYEEALIDVVVRGQSSVSLHSEGGQTWLECRSGGWYNEPAVIWTDRDGHDVTSLSKTTKQRDSERRLTVSSFITVRQESNVFTCLIRNTVPEANWEAQLHIARDFFPDPSGWMVSLFLMAALTVAAAALLMIQWRWMDKKEKMWLFKGLHRVWGKCYCHVCLGGSGTEDPGAMLDRGIVGKAWVGYRQIRAREARQSRDQRGGNRTQRRKLC; encoded by the exons ATGAAGTCTGACCGATCAGAGTGGCTCTGTGTGATTGTCCTGCTGCTCCAGCAGACCTCAGTGTCAGGATCAG AGAGGTTTGAGGTTCTTGGTCCACGTTACCCCATTGCTGTTCACCCTGGAGAAGACACTGTTCTGCCCTGTTACCTctcacccaacatcagtgctGAGGGCATGGAGATCAGGTGGTTCAGAGAGGACCACTCAGCCCCTGTCTGTCTCTTCTGGTACAGCCGGTATGACTTCGACAAGCAGATCCCGTCCTACAAGGGCAGGGCTGAGCTTTTCCCAGAGGAGTTCAGGAAAGGCAACGTGTCTCTGAGACTGAAGGATGTGCGCAGCTCTGATGATGGACTGTACAAGTGTCTGGTCGAGTCTGCAGACTCGTATGAAGAGGCTCTTATTGATGTGGTTGTCAGAG GCCAGTCCTCAGTGTCCCTCCACTCTGAAGGAGGTCAGACCTGGCTGGAGTGCAGGTCAGGGGGCTGGTACAATGAACCTGCAGTGATCTGGACAGACAGGGACGGACACGACGTCACATCACTGTCCAAAACcacaaagcagagagacagtgagaggcGTCTCACTGTCAGCAGCTTCATCACAGTCAGACAGGAGTCCAATGTCTTTACCTGcctgatcagaaatacagtaccTGAAGCAAACTGGGAAGCCCAACTCCACATAGCCA GGGACTTCTTCCCTGACCCCTCTGGGTGGATGGTGTCTTTATTCCTAATGGCCGCTCTCACTGTGGCAGCAGCTGCTCTTCTGATGATCCAGTGGAGATGGATGGATA agaaagagaaaatgtgGCTGTTCAAGG GTCTTCACAGAGTCTGGGGTAAGTGTTATTGTCACGTGTGCCTCGGGGGCTCGGGAACAGAGGACCCAGGTGCAATGCTGGATCGAGGGATCGTCGGGAaggcgtgggtcgggtaccggcaGATCAGGGCAAGAGAGGCAAGGCAGAGTCGTGATCAGAGGGGCGGAAACAGGACTCAGCGTCGTAAGCTGTGCTGA